Proteins from a genomic interval of Lolium perenne isolate Kyuss_39 chromosome 1, Kyuss_2.0, whole genome shotgun sequence:
- the LOC127306814 gene encoding azadirone synthase LFS yields MAAGSLDLPVVDLASPDLQSAAEAVRKACVDSGFFYVTNHGIQDELLAAVFAESKKFFELPLEEKMLLHRNSAHRGYTAPYDEKLDASSKFRGDLKESFYIGTVRDVDMQNDPNQWPPEERFPSWKDTMKLFHATALAASKRIISLIALSLDLDPEFFSNIGALDCPSAALRLLHYPGEVNESDNGNYGASAHSDYGMITLLVTDGTPGLQICREKDKEDWKDVHHIGGALIVNIGDLLERWTNCIFRSTLHRVVSVGKERYSAAYFLDPNPDLVVQCLESCCCEAYPPRFAPIKAGDYLKERLSATYK; encoded by the exons ATGGCCGCCGGGAGCCTGGACCTCCCCGTGGTAGACCTCGCGTCCCCCGACCTCCAATCCGCCGCAGAGGCCGTCCGAAAG GCATGCGTGGACAGCGGCTTCTTCTACGTCACCAACCACGGGATCCAGGACGAGCTGCTGGCGGCGGTGTTCGCGGAGAGCAAGAAGTTCTTCGAGCTGCCGCTGGAGGAGAAGATGTTGCTGCACAGGAACAGCGCCCACCGGGGCTACACCGCTCCCTACGACGAAAAGCTCGACGCCTCGTCCAAATTCAGAG GAGACCTCAAGGAGAGTTTCTACATCGGAACTGTCCGGGATGTAGATATGCAGAATGATCCTAACCAATGGCCTCCTGAAG AGCGCTTTCCATCTTGGAAGGATACCATGAAGTTGTTCCATGCTACTGCACT GGCTGCTAGCAAAAGGATAATCTCTCTAATTGCTCTGAGTTTGGACCTAGATCCTGAATTCTTTTCGAACATTGGGGCATTGGACTGCCCGTCAGCAGCTCTTCGGTTATTGCACTACCCAG GTGAAGTAAACGAGTCTGATAACGGAAATTATGGTGCATCAGCTCATTCAGATTATGGAATGATAACTCTTTTGGTAACGGATGGCACTCCTGGCTTGCAG ATATGCAGGGAGAAGGATAAGGAGGACTGGAAAGATGTTCATCACATTGGGGG GGCCCTTATTGTGAATATTGGTGATTTGTTAGAAAGGTGGACGAATTGCATTTTCAG ATCTACACTTCATCGTGTTGTCTCAGTTGGGAAAGAGCGATATTCT GCGGCTTACTTTCTCGATCCAAACCCCGATTTAGTGGTGCAATGCTTGGAAAGCTGTTGCTGCGAGGCATATCCTCCAAG GTTTGCACCTATCAAGGCGGGCGACTATTTGAAAGAACGATTAAGTGCCACATACAAATAG